In Pseudomonadota bacterium, one genomic interval encodes:
- a CDS encoding bile acid:sodium symporter family protein, translated as MALTVAICRFIANQMAPITLLGAVVAYLYPPLFLVFRNSFLWFFAATMFAMGVVLDRDELRETLHKPGRIGLGVLTQYSVMPALGFAVALLAPLPEALRLGLIIVACAPGAMASNVMVYLAGGAVAFSVAMTTVATFLSPVLTPLLVEWLGGAFLDIPFWPMTKTIVLTVVLPLGLGMLLRPRPGRHLVLARTLAPAVAAVAIVIICSYAVAANQARLAGVGGWLVAMVVLLNALGYLAGWGLARLYGFDPEHRLTLAIEIGMQNAGLGVALALRHFTPETALPGALFAFWCILTAAGASAWLRRRRTETVRAQY; from the coding sequence ATGGCGCTGACGGTCGCCATCTGCCGTTTCATAGCCAACCAGATGGCGCCGATCACCCTGCTCGGTGCCGTGGTTGCGTATCTGTACCCGCCGCTGTTTCTGGTGTTCCGCAACAGTTTCCTGTGGTTCTTTGCCGCCACCATGTTCGCCATGGGTGTGGTGCTGGACAGGGACGAGCTGCGCGAGACGCTGCACAAACCCGGCCGTATCGGGCTGGGCGTGCTGACCCAGTACAGTGTCATGCCGGCGCTCGGTTTTGCCGTGGCGCTGCTCGCCCCCCTGCCCGAGGCGCTGCGGCTCGGCCTGATCATCGTCGCCTGCGCGCCCGGGGCCATGGCCAGCAACGTGATGGTCTACCTGGCCGGTGGCGCGGTGGCGTTCTCCGTGGCCATGACCACGGTGGCGACCTTCCTGTCCCCGGTGCTGACACCCCTGCTGGTGGAATGGCTCGGCGGGGCGTTCCTGGATATCCCGTTCTGGCCCATGACGAAGACCATCGTCCTGACCGTAGTCCTCCCGCTGGGGCTGGGCATGCTGTTGCGCCCCCGCCCGGGGCGCCACCTGGTGCTGGCCCGGACCCTGGCGCCGGCGGTGGCGGCGGTCGCGATCGTCATCATCTGCAGCTATGCCGTGGCCGCCAACCAGGCCCGCCTGGCCGGGGTCGGCGGCTGGCTGGTCGCCATGGTGGTCCTGCTCAATGCGCTGGGCTACCTGGCCGGCTGGGGGCTGGCCCGGCTGTATGGCTTTGATCCGGAACACCGTTTGACGCTGGCCATCGAGATCGGCATGCAGAACGCCGGACTGGGGGTGGCCCTGGCCCTCAGGCACTTCACGCCCGAGACCGCCCTGCCCGGCGCGCTGTTTGCGTTCTGGTGCATTTTGACCGCCGCGGGAGCCAGTGCCTGGCTGCGCCGTCGACGCACCGAAACGGTGCGCGCACAATATTAA
- a CDS encoding pyruvate kinase, protein MPTQAVPAATRTQAGLLEELSALYADVVRRSNERLAPYRARYPQGFTDDACNLADYLGLRSHDLRPLQARLVAAGLSSLGRGEAEVRANLCRVIAILGGNTGCGTPATAAGDGAGRLEHNTEHLFGRRCRNRYARIMVTLPTAAATRDDLVRELVAGGMDCARINCAHDDPATWQRMIDRVRAAERESGNHIPVFMDLAGHKIRTGPIRPGPAVRHLQIRRDDYGHMIQPARVVLTPATTAAVTEYPEQIRLPLDAELARQLRTGHSLHFEDAREKHRVLRITKPLADAAWLAECDGNAYVTPGTRLRWQGVSQDKQFIASDSYRIGPFSGKPEVIRLQCGDRLLLRRDMQPGRAATTIGPVRPAEIGCTHPAIVGQLQPGASVWIDDGKIGCRVVETNTAGALLEVTHAGPKGARVRSDKGINLPDTELSLPALTAKDLEDLDFVCAHADMVGFSFVRTLGDIDVLRHELAARANPGLPIVLKIETAAAVSNLPDLLLGTLGQHALGVMIARGDLAVELGSVRMAEIQEEILWICEAARIPVIWATQVLDTLARKGVIARPEITDAGMSVRAECVMLNKGAYITDAVGVLNDILTRMDAHLYKKVSRLRQLHW, encoded by the coding sequence ATGCCCACGCAAGCCGTTCCGGCCGCGACCAGAACGCAGGCCGGTCTACTCGAGGAACTCTCCGCACTCTACGCTGACGTCGTACGACGGTCGAACGAGCGTCTGGCGCCGTATCGCGCACGCTATCCGCAGGGATTCACGGACGACGCGTGCAACCTGGCAGACTATCTCGGCCTGCGCAGCCATGACCTGCGGCCCCTGCAGGCGCGCCTGGTTGCCGCCGGCCTCTCGTCCCTGGGCCGTGGCGAAGCCGAGGTACGCGCCAACCTGTGTCGCGTCATCGCCATCCTCGGCGGCAATACCGGCTGCGGTACGCCTGCGACGGCTGCCGGCGACGGTGCCGGACGACTCGAACACAATACCGAGCACCTGTTCGGCAGGCGCTGCCGTAACCGCTATGCCCGCATCATGGTCACGCTGCCGACGGCAGCGGCGACCCGGGATGACCTCGTCAGGGAACTGGTGGCAGGGGGCATGGACTGCGCCCGCATCAACTGCGCCCACGACGACCCGGCCACCTGGCAACGGATGATCGATCGCGTGCGCGCCGCGGAACGCGAGTCCGGCAACCATATTCCAGTCTTCATGGACCTCGCCGGGCACAAGATCCGCACCGGGCCCATCCGGCCCGGACCGGCCGTCCGGCACCTGCAGATTCGTCGGGATGACTACGGTCATATGATCCAGCCGGCACGGGTCGTGCTCACACCCGCCACCACGGCGGCGGTCACCGAATATCCCGAGCAGATCCGGCTGCCGCTCGATGCTGAACTCGCCCGGCAACTACGCACGGGACATTCGCTGCACTTCGAGGACGCCCGCGAAAAGCACCGCGTGCTGCGCATAACCAAACCGCTCGCCGACGCCGCCTGGCTGGCCGAGTGTGACGGCAATGCCTACGTCACCCCCGGTACCCGCCTGCGCTGGCAGGGCGTGTCACAGGACAAGCAGTTCATCGCCAGCGACAGTTACCGGATCGGGCCATTCAGCGGCAAACCCGAGGTGATTCGCCTGCAGTGCGGCGACCGGCTGCTGCTGCGTCGCGATATGCAACCGGGACGCGCTGCGACGACTATCGGGCCCGTCCGTCCTGCCGAAATCGGCTGCACGCATCCCGCCATCGTCGGCCAGCTGCAGCCCGGCGCCAGTGTCTGGATCGACGACGGCAAGATCGGCTGCAGGGTGGTGGAGACGAATACTGCCGGGGCACTACTCGAGGTCACGCATGCCGGGCCGAAAGGCGCACGTGTACGCAGCGACAAGGGTATCAACCTCCCGGATACCGAGCTCTCCCTGCCGGCCCTCACGGCCAAGGATCTGGAGGACCTCGATTTCGTCTGCGCTCATGCCGACATGGTCGGCTTCTCGTTCGTGCGCACCCTCGGCGACATCGACGTGCTGCGCCATGAACTGGCCGCCCGCGCCAACCCGGGACTGCCGATCGTGCTGAAGATCGAAACGGCCGCAGCCGTGAGCAACCTGCCCGACCTCCTGCTCGGCACCCTGGGCCAGCACGCGCTGGGTGTCATGATCGCCCGTGGCGACCTGGCTGTTGAGCTGGGCAGTGTACGGATGGCGGAAATCCAGGAGGAGATCCTGTGGATCTGCGAAGCCGCGCGGATTCCGGTCATCTGGGCGACCCAGGTACTCGACACCCTCGCGCGCAAGGGCGTGATCGCGCGCCCGGAAATCACCGACGCCGGGATGAGCGTGCGTGCCGAGTGCGTGATGCTGAACAAGGGTGCCTACATCACGGATGCCGTCGGCGTACTCAACGATATCCTGACGCGCATGGACGCCCATCTGTACAAGAAAGTTTCCCGGCTACGGCAACTCCACTGGTGA
- a CDS encoding gamma carbonic anhydrase family protein, whose translation MTVRNFEDSAPQIAPSAYIDASALVIGAVTIGEDASLWPKVVARGDVNTIAIGARTNIQDGTILHVSHDSEFAPGGFALNIGADVTVGHQAILHGCTVEDRCLIGMAATVMDGAVVRSGAIVGAGSLVPPGRELEGGYLWVGSPARRVRALRAGEAAFLDYSAAHYVQLKNRHMACVGSQVAGRPGP comes from the coding sequence GTGACGGTACGGAATTTCGAGGACAGTGCGCCGCAGATCGCGCCCAGTGCCTACATCGATGCAAGCGCGCTGGTGATCGGCGCCGTGACCATCGGCGAGGATGCCTCGCTCTGGCCCAAGGTGGTGGCGCGCGGCGATGTCAACACCATCGCGATCGGCGCCCGCACCAATATCCAGGACGGCACCATCCTGCACGTCAGTCACGACAGCGAGTTCGCGCCCGGTGGTTTCGCCCTGAACATCGGCGCCGATGTGACCGTCGGTCACCAGGCGATACTGCATGGCTGCACGGTCGAGGACCGATGCCTGATCGGCATGGCAGCCACGGTCATGGACGGTGCCGTGGTGCGTTCCGGGGCCATCGTCGGGGCCGGCAGTCTGGTACCGCCCGGCCGCGAGCTGGAGGGCGGCTATCTCTGGGTGGGTTCGCCGGCACGCCGGGTACGCGCGTTGCGCGCGGGCGAGGCCGCTTTCCTCGACTACTCGGCAGCCCATTATGTACAGCTCAAGAACCGGCACATGGCCTGCGTTGGGAGTCAGGTAGCAGGCCGGCCCGGTCCCTAA
- the aroE gene encoding shikimate dehydrogenase, which produces MTDHYAVLGNPIAHSKSPRIHSLFARQTQQALDYTAILVPLDGFAAAVADFAAAGGKGVNITVPFKEQAWRLAASRSPVAERAGAVNTLVLHPDGNHHGDNTDGIGLVRDLRGNHGVTLAASRILLLGAGGAARGVIEPLLDEKPRLLVIANRTADKALELARHFCTLGRIEGCGLDAVAGQSFDVIINATAASLSGAVPALPDDVVGDTTRCYDMMYGSEPTAFMRWAQARGARQVMDGLGMLVEQAAAAFWLWRGVRPDTAAVIAALRSDG; this is translated from the coding sequence ATGACCGACCACTACGCCGTCCTGGGCAACCCCATCGCCCACAGCAAATCGCCGCGCATCCACAGCCTGTTCGCCCGCCAGACACAGCAGGCGCTCGACTACACCGCGATCCTGGTGCCGCTGGACGGCTTCGCGGCGGCCGTTGCAGACTTTGCCGCCGCCGGCGGCAAAGGCGTCAATATCACCGTGCCGTTCAAGGAGCAGGCCTGGCGACTCGCGGCCAGCCGCAGCCCGGTCGCGGAACGTGCCGGTGCGGTAAACACCCTGGTCCTGCACCCGGACGGCAATCACCACGGCGACAACACCGACGGTATCGGCCTGGTGCGCGACCTGCGCGGGAATCATGGCGTGACGCTGGCCGCCAGCCGCATCCTGCTGCTCGGTGCTGGGGGTGCCGCACGCGGTGTCATCGAACCGCTGCTTGACGAAAAGCCGCGGCTGCTGGTGATCGCCAACCGCACGGCAGACAAGGCGCTGGAACTGGCGCGCCACTTCTGTACGCTGGGCCGCATCGAGGGCTGCGGACTCGATGCGGTGGCCGGGCAGAGCTTCGATGTCATCATCAACGCCACCGCCGCCAGTCTGTCCGGCGCCGTGCCGGCATTACCCGATGACGTCGTCGGCGACACGACCCGCTGCTACGACATGATGTACGGCAGCGAGCCCACGGCGTTCATGCGCTGGGCACAGGCGCGCGGCGCGCGCCAGGTCATGGACGGTCTCGGCATGCTGGTCGAACAGGCGGCGGCAGCCTTCTGGCTCTGGCGCGGCGTGCGCCCGGACACGGCAGCGGTAATCGCGGCGCTGCGCAGCGACGGGTAG
- the hemF gene encoding oxygen-dependent coproporphyrinogen oxidase, which translates to MTATAIGQQHIEQVRDYLLGLQDTICKAFEQSDGRATFIEDSWERAEGGGGRSRVMEGGAVFEKAGINFSHVHGAALPPSATASRPELAGRSFQAMGVSLVIHPHNPYVPTSHANVRFFVAEKAGAEPVWWFGGGFDLTPYYGFVEDVQHWHRLAQEACTPFGAEVYPRYKQWCDDYFYLKHRAEPRGVGGLFFDDLNDKGFEYSCALMMSIGNHYLPAYLPIVERRKDIDYGSREKDFQRYRRGRYVEFNLVYDRGTLFGLQSGGRTEAILMSLPPEVNWRYNWHPEPGTPEAELYEVFLKPRDWLAD; encoded by the coding sequence ATGACCGCAACCGCCATCGGCCAACAGCACATCGAGCAGGTGCGTGACTACCTGCTCGGTCTGCAGGACACCATCTGCAAGGCGTTCGAGCAGAGCGACGGCCGCGCCACCTTCATCGAGGACTCCTGGGAACGCGCCGAAGGCGGTGGCGGACGCTCGCGCGTCATGGAGGGCGGCGCCGTCTTCGAAAAGGCCGGCATCAACTTCTCGCACGTGCACGGTGCGGCCCTACCGCCTTCGGCAACGGCGAGCCGCCCGGAACTGGCGGGACGCAGCTTCCAGGCCATGGGCGTGTCTCTGGTCATCCATCCGCACAATCCCTACGTACCCACCTCCCATGCCAACGTCCGCTTCTTCGTGGCGGAAAAGGCGGGTGCCGAGCCGGTGTGGTGGTTCGGCGGTGGCTTCGACCTAACCCCCTACTACGGCTTCGTCGAGGACGTGCAGCACTGGCACCGCCTCGCCCAGGAAGCCTGCACTCCCTTCGGCGCAGAGGTTTATCCGCGCTACAAGCAATGGTGCGACGACTACTTCTATCTCAAACACCGCGCCGAACCGCGCGGTGTCGGCGGCCTGTTCTTCGACGATCTGAACGACAAGGGCTTCGAATACTCCTGCGCTCTGATGATGAGCATCGGCAACCACTACCTGCCGGCCTATCTGCCGATCGTCGAGCGGCGCAAGGACATCGACTACGGCAGCCGCGAAAAGGATTTCCAGCGTTATCGGCGCGGCCGTTACGTAGAATTCAACCTCGTCTACGATCGCGGCACCCTGTTCGGTCTCCAGTCCGGCGGCCGTACCGAGGCCATTCTGATGTCGCTGCCACCAGAGGTCAACTGGCGTTACAACTGGCACCCGGAACCGGGCACGCCGGAAGCGGAACTCTACGAGGTCTTCCTCAAACCACGCGACTGGCTGGCAGACTAA
- a CDS encoding VPLPA-CTERM sorting domain-containing protein: MDTVLCAGVAPGTSPCELPGANFPSGSLTLFGNPGGDVLIVDNGQTALLTTASDYYNFGTIRNQGNLELGNASLAVVPWLRIMGPGSMLDNFGATDNLSTIYVQDNFTLSSGAPTGPGSIYNRSGAVFNNGLPDGVGGYLYGDIDGYDGATLTNDGTFNNYSLLYLDSTSVLINRGVLTNYAPGTTDGADMFIEGTVTNSGTIHNTAGAAMEISGTLHNAAGGRIVNDGRFDAFASGPGVGSFTNEGAVEISAGATGPAPVAFKPGRFLQTAGSLSVDGQFVQSKFDIQGGLVTGGGIIDTTNSDVVAGNPTVYIGPDAILLPGGVDNTLEIVGNVTIDGELIIQLAGIGQGTVLQITQDPFAGSNSGNLDFNGTLTVQLLSGFTPSSGDTFDLLDYVIAAGNITLGDFTLNPDANMPGFRWVLSGNTTFQLVAVPLPAGLWLFLSGLAAFAGLWRRQALATA, encoded by the coding sequence GTGGATACGGTCCTGTGTGCGGGTGTCGCTCCCGGCACGAGTCCCTGCGAACTGCCCGGCGCGAATTTCCCGTCCGGCTCGCTCACCCTGTTCGGCAATCCCGGCGGCGACGTGCTGATCGTCGATAACGGCCAGACTGCGCTGCTCACGACCGCCAGCGATTACTACAATTTCGGCACGATCCGGAACCAGGGCAATCTGGAACTCGGTAATGCCAGTCTCGCGGTGGTGCCCTGGCTCCGCATCATGGGCCCGGGTTCGATGCTGGACAACTTCGGTGCGACCGACAACCTCTCCACGATATATGTGCAGGATAATTTCACGCTGAGCAGCGGTGCGCCCACCGGCCCGGGCAGCATCTACAACCGCAGTGGTGCGGTGTTCAACAATGGTCTGCCCGACGGTGTCGGTGGCTACCTGTACGGCGACATCGACGGCTACGACGGTGCCACGCTGACGAACGATGGCACCTTCAACAACTATTCCCTGCTGTACCTCGACAGCACCTCGGTCCTGATCAACCGGGGCGTGCTGACCAACTATGCGCCCGGCACAACGGACGGGGCCGACATGTTCATCGAGGGCACGGTGACGAACAGCGGCACCATCCACAATACCGCCGGCGCGGCCATGGAAATCAGCGGCACGCTGCACAACGCGGCAGGCGGCCGGATCGTCAACGACGGACGCTTCGATGCCTTTGCCTCTGGCCCCGGTGTGGGAAGCTTCACCAACGAGGGCGCGGTCGAGATTAGCGCCGGCGCGACCGGTCCTGCGCCTGTTGCATTCAAGCCGGGGCGGTTTCTGCAGACGGCCGGCTCGCTCAGCGTCGACGGTCAGTTCGTCCAGAGCAAGTTCGACATCCAGGGCGGCCTCGTAACGGGTGGTGGCATCATCGATACCACCAATAGCGACGTGGTAGCAGGCAATCCCACGGTTTATATCGGACCCGATGCGATCCTGCTGCCGGGTGGCGTCGACAATACGCTGGAGATCGTCGGTAACGTGACGATCGATGGCGAACTGATTATCCAGCTCGCAGGTATCGGCCAGGGTACGGTCCTGCAAATCACGCAGGATCCATTCGCAGGCAGCAATTCGGGTAATCTGGATTTCAACGGCACACTCACCGTGCAGCTGCTGAGCGGGTTTACCCCCAGTAGCGGGGATACGTTCGATTTGCTCGATTACGTTATCGCAGCAGGCAATATCACGCTGGGGGATTTCACCTTGAATCCTGACGCGAACATGCCGGGCTTTAGATGGGTCTTGTCCGGGAATACTACCTTCCAGCTCGTCGCTGTACCGCTGCCGGCCGGGCTCTGGCTGTTCCTCTCCGGCCTCGCCGCGTTTGCCGGACTTTGGCGCCGGCAGGCGCTGGCAACCGCCTGA
- the hemB gene encoding porphobilinogen synthase, whose translation MSDYITNRGRYPATRMRRMRRDRFSRRLMQETTLTSADLIYPVFVLEGTGQRERVDSMPGIERLSIDLLVQTARELHGLGIPAVALFPVTPVERKSDDAREAYNPEGLAQRAVRALKDAVPELGVITDVALDPFTTHGQDGLIDATGYVMNDETVEVLVRQACSHAAAGADIVAPSDMMDGRIGAVRTALEAAGHRNTRILAYAAKYASSFYGPFRDAVGSAANLGAGDKYSYQMDPANSDEALHEVALDLEEGADMVMVKPGMPYLDIVRRVKDNFGVPVFAYQVSGEYAMLKAAAANGWLNERAVVMEALLCIKRAGADAILSYYALDAARWLAE comes from the coding sequence GTGAGCGATTACATCACCAACCGTGGGCGCTATCCCGCCACCCGCATGCGCCGCATGCGCCGCGACCGCTTTTCCCGGCGCCTGATGCAGGAAACCACGCTCACCAGCGCAGACCTCATCTACCCGGTCTTCGTCCTGGAGGGCACGGGTCAGCGCGAGCGCGTGGACTCCATGCCGGGTATCGAGCGCCTGAGCATCGACCTGCTGGTGCAGACGGCACGCGAGCTCCACGGCCTGGGCATTCCCGCCGTCGCCCTGTTCCCGGTCACGCCGGTGGAGCGGAAATCGGATGATGCCCGCGAGGCATACAATCCCGAAGGACTGGCGCAGCGTGCGGTACGCGCACTCAAGGATGCAGTACCGGAGCTGGGCGTGATCACCGACGTCGCCCTCGACCCGTTCACCACCCACGGGCAGGACGGCCTCATCGACGCCACAGGCTATGTCATGAACGACGAAACCGTGGAGGTGCTGGTCAGGCAGGCGTGCTCGCATGCCGCAGCCGGGGCCGACATCGTCGCGCCCTCCGACATGATGGACGGCCGCATCGGCGCGGTGCGGACGGCGCTGGAAGCGGCCGGCCACCGCAATACCCGTATCCTGGCCTACGCCGCCAAGTACGCATCCAGTTTCTACGGCCCGTTCCGCGACGCCGTCGGTTCCGCCGCCAACCTCGGCGCCGGCGACAAGTACAGCTACCAGATGGACCCGGCCAATAGCGACGAGGCGTTGCACGAGGTGGCGCTGGACCTGGAGGAGGGCGCCGACATGGTGATGGTGAAGCCCGGCATGCCCTATCTCGACATCGTGCGGCGGGTGAAGGACAACTTCGGTGTGCCGGTGTTTGCCTATCAGGTCAGCGGCGAGTACGCCATGCTCAAGGCCGCTGCTGCCAACGGCTGGCTCAACGAACGCGCCGTGGTCATGGAAGCCCTGCTCTGCATCAAGCGCGCCGGTGCCGACGCGATACTGAGCTACTACGCCCTCGACGCCGCGCGCTGGCTCGCGGAATAA
- a CDS encoding L-threonylcarbamoyladenylate synthase, with protein sequence MSWHIREAARKLQAGGVIAYPTETVYGLGCDPFNAAAVLHLLALKQRGIRHGVILIAAAVEQLEPLLTPLTPAVRRRLASPASPPVTWVLPCMPDTPSWLTGNHASLALRVTNHPVAAALCTRWGGPLVSTSANLHGRPPATTALDVRRAFDGQLDYILHGNDTASNTPSSVRDGITGNILRH encoded by the coding sequence ATGAGTTGGCACATACGGGAGGCAGCACGGAAACTGCAGGCCGGTGGTGTCATTGCCTATCCCACCGAGACGGTATACGGCCTCGGCTGCGATCCCTTCAATGCCGCCGCCGTGCTGCACCTGCTCGCACTGAAGCAACGCGGCATCCGTCACGGGGTCATCCTCATCGCAGCCGCCGTCGAGCAGCTGGAACCCCTGCTGACGCCGCTCACGCCCGCCGTACGCCGGCGCCTCGCGAGCCCCGCTAGCCCGCCGGTCACGTGGGTGCTGCCCTGCATGCCAGACACACCGTCCTGGCTCACCGGGAACCACGCCAGCCTGGCGCTGCGGGTGACCAACCATCCGGTCGCCGCCGCGCTCTGTACCCGCTGGGGCGGCCCGTTGGTATCCACCAGCGCCAACCTGCACGGCAGGCCACCGGCAACCACTGCTTTGGACGTGCGCAGGGCGTTTGACGGGCAGCTGGATTACATCCTGCATGGCAACGACACCGCCAGCAACACGCCAAGCAGCGTGCGTGACGGCATCACCGGCAATATACTCAGGCACTGA